In Drosophila simulans strain w501 chromosome X, Prin_Dsim_3.1, whole genome shotgun sequence, one DNA window encodes the following:
- the LOC6740029 gene encoding protein ovarian tumor locus isoform X2: MDMQLQRPITSGSRQAPDPYDQYLESRGLYRKHTARDASSLFRVIAEQMYDTQMLHYEIRLECVRFMTLKRRIFEKEIPGDFDSYMQDMSKPKTYGTMTELRAMSCLYRRNVILYEPFNMGTSVIFNRRYAENFRVFFNNENHFDSVYDVEYIERAAICQSIAFKLLYQKLFKLPDVSFAVEIMLHPHTFNWDRFNVEFDDKGYMVRIHCTDGRVFKLDLPMDTNCILENYKLCNFHSTNGNQSIIARKGGRLEIKNQEERKASGSSGLELTDMLPMCPNRLESCVRQLLDDGISPFPYKVAKSMDPNMYRNIEFDCWNDMRKEAKLYNVYINDYNFKVPYESLHPMPPEEYRPWSLPYRYHRQMPRMPLPKFAGKANKSAKWKKNKLFEIEYFESTKCDLIPMQGYMPAENCYHQDVHIQDDEQRDHRDPEQNDQNPATEQRDREEPQAQQQHQRTKASRVQPQNSSSSQNQECSGSAAPPPPTQYMNYVPMIPSRPGHLPPPWPASPIALAEEFQFPISGTPHPPPTEGCVYMPFGGYAPPPPGAVALPGPHPFMPLPSPPLNVPGVNEPRRSLHLNGDDLPVDIITLRHFYNMGVDLHWRMTHHTPPDEMAVFGYHQQNNTDQQAGKTVITGATDDHLTAAESTPPPSPEVANATEQSPLEKNAYAKRNLNPVKVRGKRPEQLQDIKDSLGPAAFLPTPTPSPSSNGSQFSFYTTPSPHHHLITPPRLLQPPPPQPIFFHKAGPPQLAGAAQGQNPYAWGMPAPVVSPYEVINNYNMDPLAQPQQQQAATLQPVPSSAQSQPAAVYAAPRHH; this comes from the exons ATGGACATGCAATTGCAGCGCCCCATTACGTCAGGCAGCCGGCAGGCCCCGGATCCTTATGACCAGTATCTGGAGAGCCGTGGACTCTATCGTAAGCACACGGCCCGGGACGCCTCCAGTTTGTTCCGTGTGATCGCCGAGCAGATGTACGACACCCAGATGCTGCACTACGAGATTCGGCTGGAGTGCGTCCGCTTCATGACCCTAAAACGACGCATCTTTGAGAAG GAAATCCCTGGCGATTTCGATAGTTACATGCAGGACATGTCCAAGCCCAAGACCTATGGAACCATGACAGAATTACGCGCCATGTCCTGCCTATATCG CCGCAATGTTATCCTGTATGAGCCCTTCAACATGGGCACCAGCGTCATTTTTAATCGTCGCTATGCGGAAAACTTCCGTGTCTTCTTCAACAATGAGAATCACTTCGATTCGGTTTATGACGTTGAATATATAGAAAGGGCCGCCATTTGTCAAT CAATCGCCTTTAAGTTGCTGTACCAGAAGCTTTTCAAATTGCCTGACGTATCCTTTGCTGTGGAGATCATGTTGCATCCACACACCTTCAATTGGGATCGCTTCAATGTGGAATTCGATGACAAGGGCTATATGGTTCGCATTCATTGCACAGATGGACGAGTTTTTAAGCTTGACCTGCCGATGGACACCAACTGCATACTGGAAAACTATAAGCTGTGCAATTTCCATAGCACCAATGGAAATCAGAGCATTATTGCTCGAAAGGGAGGCCGGCTAGAGATTAAAAACCAGGAGGAGCGAAAGGCATCCGGAAGCAGTGGCCTCGAACTAACCGATATGTTGCCCATGTGCCCAAACCGATTGGAGTCCTGTGTCCGCCAGCTGCTCGATGATG GTATCTCTCCATTTCCCTACAAAGTGGCCAAGTCCATGGACCCCAATATGTATCGTAATATAGAATTTGATTGCTGGAACGATATGCGCAAGGAAGCCAAGCTTTACAATGTCTACATAAATGACTATAACTTTAAG GTCCCGTATGAATCGCTCCATCCCATGCCGCCAGAGGAGTACCGCCCATGGTCGTTGCCATACCGCTATCATCGCCAGATGCCTCGCATGCCGTTGCCCAAGTTTGCCGGTAAGGCCAACAAGTCTGCCAAATGGAAGAAGAACAAGCTGTTCGAAATTGAGTATTTTGAGTCCACCAAGTGTGATTTGATTCCGATGCAAGGCTACATGCCCGCGGAGAATTGCTATCATCAGGATGTGCACATTCAGGACGATGAGCAGCGGGATCATAGAGATCCTGAACAGAATGACCAGAACCCGGCTACGGAGCAGCGGGATCGTGAAGAGCCGcaggcacagcagcaacaccagcgcACGAAGGCATCAAGGGTTCAGCCGCAGAACTCGAGTTCCAGCCAAAACCAGGAATGTTCGGGTTCGGCTGCcccgccaccacccactcagtATATGAATTACGTGCCCATGATACCGAGTCGTCCTGGGCATTTACCGCCACCTTGGCCTGCATCTCCGATAGCTCTTGCCGAGGAGTTTCAGTTCCCCATTTCTGGAACACCGCATCCACCGCCAACCGAAGGTTGTGTTTACATGCCATTCGGTGGTTATGCTCCACCACCACCGGGAGCTGTTGCTTTACCGGGACCGCATCCATTTATGCCACTTCCTTCTCCACCGCTAAATGTTCCCGGAGTTAACGAGCCACGTCGTTCTCTACACCTAAACGGTGACGATTTGCCAGTGGATATAATAACTTTGAGACACTTCTACAACATGGGCGTTGATTTGCATTGGCGCATGACGCATCACACGCCGCCTGATGAAATGGCGGTGTTTGGATACCATCAGCAGAACAACACTGACCAACAGGCAGGAAAGACTGTAATCACTGGCGCCACAGATGACCATTTGACTGCCGCCGAGTCAACACCACCACCTTCGCCAGAGGTGGCAAATGCCACGGAGCAGAGTCCGCTTGAGAAAAATGCCTATGCCAAGCGCAATTTGAATCCGGTTAAGGTGCGCGGCAAACGTCCGGAGCAGCTGCAAGATATTAAGGATTCGCTGGGGCCAGCGGCCTTTTTGCCCACTCCAACGCCCTCGCCTAGCTCGAATGGCAGTCAGTTTAGTTTCTACACTACTCCATCGCCGCATCATCATCTGATAACGCCGCCGAGGCTGCTCCAACCGCCGCCACCGCAGCCGATATTCTTCCACAAGGCGGGACCGCCACAGTTAGCGGGAGCAGCTCAAGGGCAG AATCCCTACGCCTGGGGCATGCCAGCTCCGGTCGTGTCCCCCTATGAGGTGATCAACAACTATAACATGGACCCGTTGGctcagccacaacaacaacaggcagCCACCTTGCAACCAGTTCCCTCATCTGCCCAATCTCAGCCGGCAGCTGTCTATGCTGCACCGCGTCATCACTAA
- the LOC6740029 gene encoding protein ovarian tumor locus isoform X1 yields the protein MDMQLQRPITSGSRQAPDPYDQYLESRGLYRKHTARDASSLFRVIAEQMYDTQMLHYEIRLECVRFMTLKRRIFEKEIPGDFDSYMQDMSKPKTYGTMTELRAMSCLYRRNVILYEPFNMGTSVIFNRRYAENFRVFFNNENHFDSVYDVEYIERAAICQSIAFKLLYQKLFKLPDVSFAVEIMLHPHTFNWDRFNVEFDDKGYMVRIHCTDGRVFKLDLPMDTNCILENYKLCNFHSTNGNQSIIARKGGRLEIKNQEERKASGSSGLELTDMLPMCPNRLESCVRQLLDDGISPFPYKVAKSMDPNMYRNIEFDCWNDMRKEAKLYNVYINDYNFKVGAKCKVELPHETEMYTCHVQNISKDKKYGLIFVETIGKKIVVPYESLHPMPPEEYRPWSLPYRYHRQMPRMPLPKFAGKANKSAKWKKNKLFEIEYFESTKCDLIPMQGYMPAENCYHQDVHIQDDEQRDHRDPEQNDQNPATEQRDREEPQAQQQHQRTKASRVQPQNSSSSQNQECSGSAAPPPPTQYMNYVPMIPSRPGHLPPPWPASPIALAEEFQFPISGTPHPPPTEGCVYMPFGGYAPPPPGAVALPGPHPFMPLPSPPLNVPGVNEPRRSLHLNGDDLPVDIITLRHFYNMGVDLHWRMTHHTPPDEMAVFGYHQQNNTDQQAGKTVITGATDDHLTAAESTPPPSPEVANATEQSPLEKNAYAKRNLNPVKVRGKRPEQLQDIKDSLGPAAFLPTPTPSPSSNGSQFSFYTTPSPHHHLITPPRLLQPPPPQPIFFHKAGPPQLAGAAQGQNPYAWGMPAPVVSPYEVINNYNMDPLAQPQQQQAATLQPVPSSAQSQPAAVYAAPRHH from the exons ATGGACATGCAATTGCAGCGCCCCATTACGTCAGGCAGCCGGCAGGCCCCGGATCCTTATGACCAGTATCTGGAGAGCCGTGGACTCTATCGTAAGCACACGGCCCGGGACGCCTCCAGTTTGTTCCGTGTGATCGCCGAGCAGATGTACGACACCCAGATGCTGCACTACGAGATTCGGCTGGAGTGCGTCCGCTTCATGACCCTAAAACGACGCATCTTTGAGAAG GAAATCCCTGGCGATTTCGATAGTTACATGCAGGACATGTCCAAGCCCAAGACCTATGGAACCATGACAGAATTACGCGCCATGTCCTGCCTATATCG CCGCAATGTTATCCTGTATGAGCCCTTCAACATGGGCACCAGCGTCATTTTTAATCGTCGCTATGCGGAAAACTTCCGTGTCTTCTTCAACAATGAGAATCACTTCGATTCGGTTTATGACGTTGAATATATAGAAAGGGCCGCCATTTGTCAAT CAATCGCCTTTAAGTTGCTGTACCAGAAGCTTTTCAAATTGCCTGACGTATCCTTTGCTGTGGAGATCATGTTGCATCCACACACCTTCAATTGGGATCGCTTCAATGTGGAATTCGATGACAAGGGCTATATGGTTCGCATTCATTGCACAGATGGACGAGTTTTTAAGCTTGACCTGCCGATGGACACCAACTGCATACTGGAAAACTATAAGCTGTGCAATTTCCATAGCACCAATGGAAATCAGAGCATTATTGCTCGAAAGGGAGGCCGGCTAGAGATTAAAAACCAGGAGGAGCGAAAGGCATCCGGAAGCAGTGGCCTCGAACTAACCGATATGTTGCCCATGTGCCCAAACCGATTGGAGTCCTGTGTCCGCCAGCTGCTCGATGATG GTATCTCTCCATTTCCCTACAAAGTGGCCAAGTCCATGGACCCCAATATGTATCGTAATATAGAATTTGATTGCTGGAACGATATGCGCAAGGAAGCCAAGCTTTACAATGTCTACATAAATGACTATAACTTTAAG GTGGGCGCCAAGTGCAAGGTGGAATTGCCGCACGAAACGGAGATGTACACGTGCCACGTTCAAAACATCTCCAAAGACAAGAAATACGGCCTCATCTTTGTTGAGACGATTGGCAAAAAGATAGTG GTCCCGTATGAATCGCTCCATCCCATGCCGCCAGAGGAGTACCGCCCATGGTCGTTGCCATACCGCTATCATCGCCAGATGCCTCGCATGCCGTTGCCCAAGTTTGCCGGTAAGGCCAACAAGTCTGCCAAATGGAAGAAGAACAAGCTGTTCGAAATTGAGTATTTTGAGTCCACCAAGTGTGATTTGATTCCGATGCAAGGCTACATGCCCGCGGAGAATTGCTATCATCAGGATGTGCACATTCAGGACGATGAGCAGCGGGATCATAGAGATCCTGAACAGAATGACCAGAACCCGGCTACGGAGCAGCGGGATCGTGAAGAGCCGcaggcacagcagcaacaccagcgcACGAAGGCATCAAGGGTTCAGCCGCAGAACTCGAGTTCCAGCCAAAACCAGGAATGTTCGGGTTCGGCTGCcccgccaccacccactcagtATATGAATTACGTGCCCATGATACCGAGTCGTCCTGGGCATTTACCGCCACCTTGGCCTGCATCTCCGATAGCTCTTGCCGAGGAGTTTCAGTTCCCCATTTCTGGAACACCGCATCCACCGCCAACCGAAGGTTGTGTTTACATGCCATTCGGTGGTTATGCTCCACCACCACCGGGAGCTGTTGCTTTACCGGGACCGCATCCATTTATGCCACTTCCTTCTCCACCGCTAAATGTTCCCGGAGTTAACGAGCCACGTCGTTCTCTACACCTAAACGGTGACGATTTGCCAGTGGATATAATAACTTTGAGACACTTCTACAACATGGGCGTTGATTTGCATTGGCGCATGACGCATCACACGCCGCCTGATGAAATGGCGGTGTTTGGATACCATCAGCAGAACAACACTGACCAACAGGCAGGAAAGACTGTAATCACTGGCGCCACAGATGACCATTTGACTGCCGCCGAGTCAACACCACCACCTTCGCCAGAGGTGGCAAATGCCACGGAGCAGAGTCCGCTTGAGAAAAATGCCTATGCCAAGCGCAATTTGAATCCGGTTAAGGTGCGCGGCAAACGTCCGGAGCAGCTGCAAGATATTAAGGATTCGCTGGGGCCAGCGGCCTTTTTGCCCACTCCAACGCCCTCGCCTAGCTCGAATGGCAGTCAGTTTAGTTTCTACACTACTCCATCGCCGCATCATCATCTGATAACGCCGCCGAGGCTGCTCCAACCGCCGCCACCGCAGCCGATATTCTTCCACAAGGCGGGACCGCCACAGTTAGCGGGAGCAGCTCAAGGGCAG AATCCCTACGCCTGGGGCATGCCAGCTCCGGTCGTGTCCCCCTATGAGGTGATCAACAACTATAACATGGACCCGTTGGctcagccacaacaacaacaggcagCCACCTTGCAACCAGTTCCCTCATCTGCCCAATCTCAGCCGGCAGCTGTCTATGCTGCACCGCGTCATCACTAA